The genomic interval catcatgacGATGAACATAAATGCGACGTCGTGTGCCAgttgaaaattgcattttccttCAGTTCTGTTTCAGTTTCGAGTCCGTGCAGTCGTGTTGACCGGAGTGAAAAGCGACgtggaaaatttgcaaaaaataaaaagttacAAATAACACAAAACAGAGCGAATAGAAATAGAGAAAAGTAAATATAAGCAAACAAGTGCAGTTTTGTTGGGAGAGAAGTGTGTACGGAAAGGGGAGATTAATCCCTCGGACCTAGCATAGATACCTACATTTTTGGTGGTCCCAAAAACACGGTGTGCTGAAAACGCAGAGAAATCCCGAAGTATCAACAACCATGTCGACGTTACCCTTTTTGCTGAGCGTCGCCGACGAGCTAGACAACATACACTCACAGTCCTACATGGATGACTTTGGCCTGGGCTTCCATCCGCACCGCCAGTACTATCGCACACCCACCATCCAGTTGTCCCTGCCCGCCAGCACCGACTGGACGGGATCGGGTCGGGACTGGTCCCAGACAGCGGGCAACAGGCACACTCGCTACCGCAGCTATAAGTTCTACGATGACTCACAGAACAatctggaggaggaggagccgcCCGTGGAGGATCCTCAACCCATTGAGCAGATGAAGTTGCCACAGCAGTTGGTCCAGCAGACCACCCAGACGATATCGGATCCCCAGCAGCCAACGAGTGCAACTGCCACTGCCGCCACAGCTCGCAAGGGACTGGGCATGGTCAACTCCCACTCGCATGATGTGGGTGTTGGAGGACTGGGCCTGAATCTCAAAGCTggcgaggatgaggacgatGAGAACATCGATCGCACGGTGCGCATGTATAATTTGTCCAAGAAGTGCTGCAAGAACTACTATCGGCATGCCTTAGAGACCGGACCCGGCGCCAGTGGCAAGGTCAAGTGCAGCAATGCGCGCTCCGAGAGCCACAAGTCCAGCTCCAGTTCGGAGGAGAGCCTCCAGAAGATACCCTCGCCCATTGAGTTCCTTACCTGCTTTCTGGTGAAGAAGTCACGCACCCCCAAGGCCAATGTGCCAGTGGGTCAGCCGCTGAAGAAGACATAGAACACGGCCCGGCTGCTGCCAGCAGCGATGTCCACCAGGACCTCCACCATCAGCTCCACGGCCACCAGTGGAGCCGTGACCAATGCAACCACGGACACGGATACGACCACGTCGAAGCGCCGGAGCAACTGCTTCTGAATGTTGGCCGGAGTCGGTGTCGTTTGTGGCCAGGCCTGGAGTTGGCTCCAGCGGTGCGGGGAGCTTCCCAATTCGGAGCCCGCCTCGCTGCCCTCCACGCGTCTGGGCAGGATCGCCTACTAGGCTCATTCGACCGACTCCGATTCGCAGTCAggggtatatatatatttggcaTATGATTTATTACTGGTATAACTTTTGGCTTGATTGAAATTATGGGAATTTATCGAAAAGGAACTTGGAGGGCTAGCGATTTGCACTGGAAATCAACTTTGGTAAAAAACAGGGCACTTTTAAAACCCCATTCGTATAGTAAAATTCTCATAAACtctttaaacttattgtttgAAATGGCTTCTTTGAAATGCTTTGTTATAAACATTGTACTGAAATTTTAAAACCCTGTTCATCAGTGATTTTCAGTCCAAAAAATCCCGTAGCCACAACTTGCAAAAAATTACAGGCCAAAAGCAATTTGAAGCTTAAAGCGAACATAATATTACCAATAGAATATAAATAATGATAAACTATTAAACCAACACCGAAACATTTTTGCaaaccaaacacacacaatttTTAAGAGCCAGATTTATACCAAAATAAGAAGATTCCAGGAATTTGttaagcaaacattttttatacaattttttgaTACCAAGCAAACGATATAACTTATATATGGATATTATATTAATACTGGGAATGTTTGATTAAATCAAGAAAAGGAAATTCTAGCTCAACCGAAACCTATAAGCACTATCTATTTCATTTTAACGAgagtaataataatttcagGGAGAATTTTATAAACCTCTTGCCAGTTTACTAATTAATTTAACAAGGAACATTTTCTTTTACATTTTGACTGACTTAAAGGTACTGGTTGAGCTCGAAACTCCTAGCAATTTTATAAATGCTGTTAGCTGttttaagccaaataaattGCGGGCTAATTTAATGGGTCTTctgaaacacacacacacacacaaaaacaaggATACACCAATAGCAATGTTTTATTTTCACGCAGACACAGTAAAGTTTAGTTTTCTCCCATTTTTCCCAGCTAACTGAAAACTGTTGgcgaaaaaagcgaaaatttCTGAAAAGCTGGGGGAACTTTTGCACAATGTCGGCAAGTGTTTTGGCTCAAAGGGTGGAATGGGGGCGGCAGTGGGCCCCATAAAGAGTGAAACATGTTTTCAATTTCCTTTTTTCGGGGGACTGTAAACAAGTCAATAGCAAACTACGGCTAAGGACAAACACACAGAAGACCTTGGTCCCAATTTCAAATTAgtgaaaaaaaagcaaaacaggAAAAAATGAAACGCAAACAAGATTTTGTAGCAGAATTGtaaacgaaataaaaacacGTTGGCCGGGCTTGCGTCTAGTTGAAAGCTGGAGTACAGATATAGcagaataaatatatatttatagttttgtAGTCAGATATTCTCTTGCGTGTTCTAAATATATTCTAAatgttggaaaataaaatatttcaaatgtaTTTACAACTAATCAAGAAgatcattttatatatatatctatactATATGTGTAGTCACACTGTTTGCACTTTTCAGAGTTTAGAAACGAAAAACATATAATACAAGTACGGAAAATATATCTATGTATGTCTCAAAACTCATAGCTTTATCGCAACACAAAATTTGAAGTCGAAACTCAGCATCATATTTCTCAGATAATTGTAATACCTAAGAGCTCCAAGTCGAAACCACATAAAagccacaaacaaaaaatgttaataaaaattacCTAGCTGTAGTTTGGAATAACGATTTTTGCCAGTAGCTCTTGCAGAACTTTTATCTAGATGGAAAAACATTTTAACATTGGCCAACTCGGCCACCACTCATCTAACCAATGTAACCGAAGTAATTTAGACGTTCCTCAGAACACGATCATTTGCATGGCAATGGAAAACCTCTCGTAACTACATACTTTATCAACAAAGAAAACACTCAACGCATATCATTCCAATACAATAGATTTCAGCTAAATCATATTCAACTtgagattcaataaataaatatgcgaAAAAATAAAGTGAAGGAATAGTTTCATTATATAGACATAATAAACTTATATATAAGAGGTTTGAGGTATTTATTATTAGTAAGGTTCTACTAAAACCACTTCTTTTAATTGCGCAGTGAATTTTATATAGCATGGGCTTTCTTCGCCCAATttcacacaaaaattaaatacagtTTTCATTGCCAACAAAGCTTTGCTTTCATTTTGGCCCTGACAGGCGGACATGCAAGGTCATAATGCGTCCTTCACACAACACTTGTCACTTGCATTAATTTTACTGTCTTGCcgccttttttattttggccaactgACACTCAAAACTGTCCGAAggcatttacaaattttcaaGTGCAAGTAGGCGAGTTTTTGTATTGTAAACGCTGACCTTTGGTGACTCATAAGGTTGGCATAAAGTGTCCTTAGGCCGTGTGTGCATCTCGCCCAAGGATGTGTCGTCATGAAATTCGTCGTGGAATTTCAAATTAACTGCAGTGAGCGCGGTGGGATGAGTCGTGTATACCCTGTAAAAGTTAAATTGTGTGTATATGCCAATCCAGCACTTTCCATTTCGGTGTTTGGCGTTGTTTGGCCAGCACGTCCATTGGGTTCAatagcacaaaacaaaaatagaaTAATAGACCGGGCCAAGCGTTATTTGTACGCCTTCTGGCTTCTACGTCCGCCTCCTTCGTTCACAGTGCAATCCTTTAGAGTCCTGCCTGCACCGCTATAAATAAGTTCCTCATTCGTATGCAAACAAGTGCAGCGACAGGACGAAAGGGCGAGCCTTCGCCTTCGACGGGCGTGACTTGCGGCATAATGGGCGAGTTTCGAAATGCAGTTGCAGTTCTGGATTTTGTTGAAGGTTGCCTCTGGGTATGATAACTATCTCAAAGAATGTGCAGCTTTATAATATATTGTACAGTCATTAAATACCTATAGTTTCAGTGCATTCTCATTGCAAATCCTGTGGGCCAATTTAACGTGTTATTTTCGGGTaacatttattgatttccactTCGTTGGTTAAATGAAAAGTGATATCTATTTATCTCgcttaaatatgaaaatacaGTTTCTATCTGACTGAACTTATTTGAATATTCAGAATATTCATTTGTaatctataaatattttcagttgTCGAAATGTAATTAGGAGATA from Drosophila mauritiana strain mau12 chromosome 3L, ASM438214v1, whole genome shotgun sequence carries:
- the LOC117140958 gene encoding uncharacterized protein LOC117140958 — protein: MSTLPFLLSVADELDNIHSQSYMDDFGLGFHPHRQYYRTPTIQLSLPASTDWTGSGRDWSQTAGNRHTRYRSYKFYDDSQNNLEEEEPPVEDPQPIEQMKLPQQLVQQTTQTISDPQQPTSATATAATARKGLGMVNSHSHDVGVGGLGLNLKAGEDEDDENIDRTVRMYNLSKKCCKNYYRHALETGPGASGKVKCSNARSESHKSSSSSEESLQKIPSPIEFLTCFLVKKSRTPKANVPVGQPLKKT